From the Tribolium castaneum strain GA2 chromosome 2, icTriCast1.1, whole genome shotgun sequence genome, one window contains:
- the Culd gene encoding uncharacterized protein Culd, whose translation MIIDLCKTKTFSYAEPNQITIIVRLLLTRFPPVSKDMSATNQSLKKTLVIFLLSFHLIRTKFLDDICGHINGQRLFLDHGETGTLQANYSNNIFDRFYKNKPEKRCTVELVSCPSCVIKITFTFFNLICGRSFDTCACDHVWIYEPTFEQSSQQFCRSSNTSMVYQSQTRRAMVVFLYSQRYENAFSLDYMSNRNKVVLNGNGTQMLQSPFFPNLYPSDLTMEYTIGCKSENDTCKISLVFTDFLIAPPSILDFFDSSGDRIYVTTGNIFRPPVITSGSALVIRFYANGATSPGFKAYYSFINDVTNIDCGGQVNNLGGGITMMDMVQDGLKSFDCIWLVKPPETYLHMKTHLYVKVVNFSGFAGSTELTIRQGLTSNGPVVENLKLSLPLFYTQKKREHIVPISQGFYIRLKGFFSPQSRLAIVYAAFNYKDCLSGSDFLCHNKRCVSSLLNCDGFDHCGDNSDESSISCSKDPNDRRQWSQTPHFLFPKVSTLSDFATSTLVFLLCSFGLMGFIFAMVVLLYRINIKSRHQRQIQDHIETINAILEEGVVEIEEEIIIPDDPPDYEAPPDYDQVVKCFVSKRCSKCRVKIPESPPPAYNQGPSTSRVLHFFANRKCYRGRRVRFLSDSECDQKKSRGFLRKSFTADDMTLFI comes from the exons ATGATTATCGATTTGTGCAAAACCAAGACGTTTTCCTACGCAGAACCAAATCAGATTACAATCATTGTGCGGCTTCTTCTAACTAGATTTCCGCCAGTCAGTAAAGACATGAGCGCCACAAaccaaagtttaaaaaagacACTCGTAATTTTCCTCCTCTCGTTTCACTTAATCCGCACGAAATTTCTCGACGACATTTGTGGCCACATCAACGGCCAGCGGCTTTTCCTCGACCATGGCGAAACGGGCACTTTGCAAGCCAACTACTCCAACAATATTTTCGAccgtttttacaaaaataaacctGAAAAACGGTGCACTGTCGAACTTGTTTCATGCCCATCATGCGTCATAAAAATCACCTTCAC tttttttaatttgatttgtgGCCGCTCGTTCGATACTTGCGCCTGTGACCATGTCTGGATCTACGAACCCACGTTCGAACAGTCGTCCCAACAGTTCTGCAGGTCTTCAAACACTTCCATGGTGTACCAAAGCCAGACGAGGCGAGCCATGGTGGTGTTTTTGTACTCACAGAGGTACGAAAATGCGTTCAGTTTGGACTACATGTCAAACC GGAACAAAGTGGTACTGAACGGGAATGGGACACAGATGTTACAAAGCCCATTTTTCCCCAACTTGTACCCATCCGACCTGACCATGGAATACACCATTGGGTGCAAGTCCGAAAACGACACTTGCAAGATTAGTCTCGTTTTCACCGACTTTCTCATAGCGCCACCTTCGATCCTTGAT TTTTTTGACTCATCAGGGGACCGTATTTATGTAACAACCGGAAATATTTTTCGCCCACCTGTTATAACTTCCGGGTCTGCTCTTGTGATAAGATTTTACGCAAACGGGGCCACTAGTCCCGGTTTCAAGGCCTACTATTCTTTTATCAACGATGTCACGAATATAGATTGCGGGGGGCAAGTTAATAATCTTGGGGGCGGGATTACCATGATGGACATGGTACAAGATGGGTTGAAGTCGTTTGATTGCATTTGGTTGGTCAAACCACCGGAGACGTACCTCCACATGAAGACGCATTTGTACGTCAAGGTGGTCAATTTTTCGGGTTTTG CGGGAAGTACCGAACTGACGATTCGGCAAGGTTTGACCTCGAACGGCCCAGTGGTCGAGAATCTTAAACTGTCTTTACCTTTATTCTACACCCAAAAAAAGCGCGAACATATTGTGCCAATATCTCAAGGGTTTTACATTCGGCTTAAGGGTTTTTTCAGCCCTCAGTCCCGTCTAGCTATAGTTTACGCTGCTTTCAATTACAAAGATTGTCTCTCGGGTTCTGATTTCCTCTGTCACAATAAAAGATGCGTCTCTTCTCTGCTTAACTGTGACGGTTTTGACCACTGTGGTGACAACAGTGACGAATCCTCCATCAGTTGCTCCAAAGACCCCAATGACCGACGCCAATGGTCCCAAACCCCCCATTTCCTCTTCCCCAAAGTGTCCACTTTGTCCGACTTTGCCACCTCAACTCTAGTCTTTCTCTTATGCAGTTTTG GCTTGATGGGTTTTATTTTCGCAATGGTGGTACTCCTCTACCGCATAAATATCAAATCGCGTCACCAGAGACAAATCCAAGACCATATCGAGACAATTAATGCAATTCTGGAGGAAGGGGTTGTTGAAATTGAGGAGGAGATTATAATCCCGGACGATCCTCCGGATTATGAGGCACCGCCTGATTACGACCAGGTGGTTAAGTGTTTTGTTTCGAAGAG GTGTTCCAAGTGTCGGGTTAAAATCCCGGAGTCGCCACCACCGGCCTATAATCAAGGGCCTTCGACGTCACGagttttgcacttttttgcaAACCGAAAGTGTTATAGAGGCAGGAGAGTCAGGTTTTTGTCCGACTCTGAGTGCGATCAAAAAAAGTCGAGGGGCTTTCTGAGGAAGAGTTTTACAGCTGACGATATGActctgtttatttaa
- the LOC659414 gene encoding uncharacterized protein LOC659414 isoform X2, translated as MFRQCFDVSVSKICIFVLLLGFLALYLVYISRSSYSDFYHKIEIERYLIETQKCKILDVHPFNPQVLDYFKREKYKPCGPSELLTYVTIDNNRAFLHLNEKIAGKNQSLTCHYAKIEQMTSNFKLKDFLNQAVFTPFERSVYIDFDHVYVMCLLGNKVVYRNTHAPIILREEIIERQQKMEKRNEAFSVLIIGIDSMSRLNFLRSFPKTHLFLKENNWISFKGYNKVADNTYPNLMALLAGIDEPTAEKKCSSRSLTDCPLVLFDYRNLGYATAYAEDEPWMGNFIQNQRSFDKTPTDYYFRPYFRINEKLTTRKINGLNYCTGPENSGERVLNLAKNFAQALKNRPSFGLFWVNGFTHNLLNMGSSMDLKMRDFLEKIRGSGVLQNTFVFFLSDHGLRVGSFRQTTMGWLEERLPFIYVWVPERFQVEFRRQYHNLKLNVNQLTSPYHLYMTLQDILVLSKQNYKVKASQKCPKCRSLFESYEDRSCKEAGIDFHWCTCNTYTAVMNESVLVQNATDYVLKYIHRFISEQNGDKKCVKYTIAKIISARISDDHTHILLIFETSPKAVFEVTLLYKAGSKQTLSIKDGISRLDRYTKHSYCTSNRLLRKFCHCR; from the exons ATGTTTAGACAGTGTTTCGACGTTTCAGtgtcaaaaatttgcatttttgtcttactTTTGGGCTTCTTAGCTCTGTATCTGGTTTACATAAGTCGGTCCAGTTATAGCGATTTTTACCACAAAATCGAAA TAGAACGTTATTTGATCGAAacgcaaaaatgcaaaattttggatGTACATCCCTTCAATCCCCAAGTCTTGGATTACTTCAAGCGCGAGAAGTACAAACCTTGTGGTCCTTCTGAACTTTTGACTTACGTCACGATTGACAATAACAGGGCCTTTCTTCATTTGAATGAGAAAATTGCGGGGAAAAACCAAAGTTTGACATGTCATTATGCGAAAATCGAGCAAATGACATCCAACTTCAAGCTTAAGGATTTCCTCAA CCAGGCTGTGTTTACGCCGTTTGAACGTAGTGTCTATATTGATTTTGACCACGTTTACGTAATGTGTTTGCTGGGGAATAAGGTGGTTTATAGAAACACACATGCACCGATAATTTTGAGAGAGGAAATAATTGAAAGACAACAAAAGATGGAAAAGCGAAATGAAGCCTTCAGTGTGTTAATTATTGGAATTGACAGTATGTCCCGCTTGAATTTTCTTCGATCCTTCCCCAAAACCCACTTATTCCTGAAGGAAAACAACTGGATTTCATTCAAAGGCTACAACAAAGTCGCTGATAACACGTATCCAAACCTTATGGCCCTTTTGGCCGGAATAGACGAGCCCACAGCTGAGAAAAAATGCAGCAGTCGGAGCCTAACTGACTGCCCTTTGGTCCTCTTCGACTATCGCAACCTAGGCTATGCCACGGCTTACGCCGAAGACGAACCCTGGATGGGCAATTTCATCCAGAACCAGAGAAGTTTCGACAAAACCCCCACCGACTATTACTTCCGGCCCTATTTCCGCATCAACGAGAAACTAACAACGCGCAAAATCAATGGTTTGAACTACTGCACAGGCCCGGAAAATTCCGGTGAAAGGGTGCTAAACCTAGCCAAAAATTTCGCCCAAGCGTTGAAAAACCGGCCCAGCTTTGGCCTCTTCTGGGTGAACGGTTTTACACACAACTTGCTGAATATGGGCTCAAGTATGGACTTGAAAATGCgcgattttttggaaaaaatacgtGGTTCGGGTGTTTTGCAAAACacgtttgtgttttttttgagtGACCATGGCTTGCGTGTTGGGAGTTTTCGCCAGACTACAATGGGTTGGCTTGAGGAGCGATTGCCGTTTATTTATGTTTGGGTTCCGGAGAGGTTTCAGGTCGAGTTTCGGCGGCAATATCACAACTTGAAACTTAATGTGAATCAGTTGACTTCGCCCTATCACCTCTATATGACCCTGCAGGATATTCTAGTCCTGTCGAAGCAAAATTACAAGGTCAAGGCGAGTCAAAAGTGCCCCAAATGTCGGTCGTTGTTTGAAAGTTACGAGGATAGGTCGTGTAAAGAGGCAGGGATTGATTTTCATTGGTGCACTTGTAACACTTACACGGCTGTGATGAATGAGTCGGTGCTTGTCCAAAATGCTACAGATTATGTCTTGAAGTACATACATCGGTTTATTTCCGAGCAAAACGGTGACAAAAAGTGTGTAAAGTACACCATTGCAAAAATCATCTCTGCGAGAATTTCTGATGATCACACGCACATTCTATTGATTTTTGAGACTAGTCCAAAGGCTGTTTTCGAAGTCACACTTTTGTATAAGGCgggaagtaagcaaactttaagtATCAAGGACGGAATTAGCAGACTTGATCGTTACACCAAGCACAGTTATTGCACCAGCAATCGTTTgttaagaaaattttgtcattgtCGTTGA
- the LOC100141822 gene encoding uncharacterized protein LOC100141822 produces MRKILFAILIFGILLFYIFYTASWAKVDSRTYFIHSRYLVHSQKCKIKNFDPFDPQVKSYFFIEEQQPPCGPSELLTFVRTDNNIPTVHINAKLAVKYPQLICYYRKVERLKSLTKPDDHVTFHGKFYPFDQKLVLDVDFVSIVCKNANKTIYENTHAPIIVKQTVIDKQNSMKNRDKAFSVLIVGIDSVSRLNLIRILRKSYLFLWKHNWLALKGYNKIDDNTYPNVMALLAGLDAQNSAEKCPATKLEGLDHCPLIWYNYRNAGYATAYAEDETTISTFNLHKKGFTSPPTDYYFRPYLQTTENLKTRLFHGLKLCTGPENTGERVLNLAKNFAKTLKNRPSFGFFWMNSFSHNSLNSASVMDDKLWEFLQDISKSGALQNTFVVFLSDHGTRWGDFRETVLGWYEERLPFIYFWVPRKFRTRFPQEYKNLKLNADRLTTPYDVYMTLQHILVLSGQDYTMKPSHGCVKCRSLFEQVDKERSCEDASIDPHWCTCYNYSPLNETNLVEGASDYVLRYINGVITAQNGAGKCVIYTLGKIIAARISDDRKFIIVVLEMEPKAIFEVTVRYSPGIKPFFSVNGGISRIDSYRSHSTCVHEDFLKKLCFCRE; encoded by the exons atgcgaaaaatactttttgcaattttgatttttggaaTCCTcctcttttatattttttacacgGCTAGTTGGGCCAAAGTCGATTCAAGAACATACTTTATCCACA GTCGCTATTTAGTGCACAGTCAGAAatgtaaaatcaaaaattttgacccTTTTGATCCCCAAGTGAAAAGTTACTTTTTTATCGAAGAACAGCAACCTCCTTGTGGCCCTTCTGAACTCCTAACTTTTGTCAGGACTGACAATAATATCCCCACAGTCCACATTAACGCAAAACTTGCCGTAAAATACCCCCAATTGATTTGCTACTACCGGAAAGTTGAACGCTTAAAAAGCCTCACAAAACCGGACGATCATGTCACATTTCACGGGAAATTTTATCCCTTCGACCAGAAACTCGTCCTGGACGTTGACTTCGTTTCTATAGTTTGTAAAAACGCAAACAAGACGATTTACGAAAACACACATGCGCCCATAATCGTCAAGCAAACAGTAATCGACAAGCAAAATTCGATGAAAAACCGTGATAAAGCCTTCAGTGTGTTGATAGTGGGAATTGACAGTGTTTCCCGCTTGAATTTGATCCGAATTTTGCGAAAATCGTACCTGTTCCTTTGGAAACACAACTGGCTGGCCCTCAAGGGCTACAACAAGATCGACGACAACACGTACCCCAACGTCATGGCCCTTTTGGCCGGCCTGGACGCGCAAAACTCGGCCGAGAAATGCCCAGCGACCAAACTCGAAGGGCTGGACCACTGCCCTTTGATTTGGTACAACTACCGCAACGCCGGCTATGCCACAGCGTACGCCGAGGACGAGACCACGATCAGTACCTTCAACTTGCACAAGAAGGGCTTCACGAGCCCGCCCACCGACTACTATTTCCGGCCCTATCTCCAAACGaccgaaaatttgaaaaccaGGCTGTTCCACGGGCTGAAGTTGTGCACAGGGCCGGAAAACACCGGTGAAAGGGTGCTAAACCTGGCCAAAAATTTCGCCAAGACTTTGAAGAACCGGCCTAGTTTTGGCTTTTTTTGGATGAATAGTTTCAGTCATAATAGTCTCAACTCGGCCTCGGTTATGGACGATAAATTGTGGGAGTTTTTGCAAGATATTTCCAAATCTGGGGCTTTGCAAAACACGTTCGTGGTGTTTTTGAGCGATCATGGGACGCGATGGGGCGATTTTAGGGAGACTGTCTTGGGGTGGTATGAGGAGAGACTACCGTTTATCTATTTCTGGGTGCCCCGGAAATTCAGGACGCGGTTTCCGCAAGAGTACAAGAACCTCAAACTCAATGCTGATAGGTTGACAACACCGTATGATGTTTACATGACTTTGCAGCACATTCTGGTGCTGTCAGGACAGGACTATACCATGAAGCCCAGTCATGGGTGTGTCAAATGTCGGTCGCTTTTTGAGCAGGTTGATAAAGAGAGGTCTTGTGAGGATGCTAGTATTGACCCTCATTGGTGCACTTGTTACAACTATTCGCCCCTAAATGAGACGAATTTGGTTGAAGGTGCAAGTGATTATGTTCTGCGGTACATCAATGGGGTTATCACTGCCCAAAACGGGGCTGGGAAGTGTGTCATTTATACTTTGGGAAAAATAATCGCTGCGCGAATTTCAGACGACAGGAAATTTATTATAGTGGTTTTGGAGATGGAACCAAAGGCGATTTTTGAAGTTACAGTGCGGTATAGTCCAGGaattaaaccattttttagTGTAAATGGGGGAATTAGCCGAATTGATTCGTACCGTAGCCACAGCACATGCGTGCatgaagattttttaaaaaaactctgTTTTTGTcgtgaataa
- the LOC659414 gene encoding uncharacterized protein LOC659414 isoform X1, giving the protein MFRQCFDVSVSKICIFVLLLGFLALYLVYISRSSYSDFYHKIESEYKWHTDESNPQLIVERYLIETQKCKILDVHPFNPQVLDYFKREKYKPCGPSELLTYVTIDNNRAFLHLNEKIAGKNQSLTCHYAKIEQMTSNFKLKDFLNQAVFTPFERSVYIDFDHVYVMCLLGNKVVYRNTHAPIILREEIIERQQKMEKRNEAFSVLIIGIDSMSRLNFLRSFPKTHLFLKENNWISFKGYNKVADNTYPNLMALLAGIDEPTAEKKCSSRSLTDCPLVLFDYRNLGYATAYAEDEPWMGNFIQNQRSFDKTPTDYYFRPYFRINEKLTTRKINGLNYCTGPENSGERVLNLAKNFAQALKNRPSFGLFWVNGFTHNLLNMGSSMDLKMRDFLEKIRGSGVLQNTFVFFLSDHGLRVGSFRQTTMGWLEERLPFIYVWVPERFQVEFRRQYHNLKLNVNQLTSPYHLYMTLQDILVLSKQNYKVKASQKCPKCRSLFESYEDRSCKEAGIDFHWCTCNTYTAVMNESVLVQNATDYVLKYIHRFISEQNGDKKCVKYTIAKIISARISDDHTHILLIFETSPKAVFEVTLLYKAGSKQTLSIKDGISRLDRYTKHSYCTSNRLLRKFCHCR; this is encoded by the exons ATGTTTAGACAGTGTTTCGACGTTTCAGtgtcaaaaatttgcatttttgtcttactTTTGGGCTTCTTAGCTCTGTATCTGGTTTACATAAGTCGGTCCAGTTATAGCGATTTTTACCACAAAATCGAAAGTGAGTACAAATGGCACACGGACGAATCCAACCCACAACTTATAGTAGAACGTTATTTGATCGAAacgcaaaaatgcaaaattttggatGTACATCCCTTCAATCCCCAAGTCTTGGATTACTTCAAGCGCGAGAAGTACAAACCTTGTGGTCCTTCTGAACTTTTGACTTACGTCACGATTGACAATAACAGGGCCTTTCTTCATTTGAATGAGAAAATTGCGGGGAAAAACCAAAGTTTGACATGTCATTATGCGAAAATCGAGCAAATGACATCCAACTTCAAGCTTAAGGATTTCCTCAA CCAGGCTGTGTTTACGCCGTTTGAACGTAGTGTCTATATTGATTTTGACCACGTTTACGTAATGTGTTTGCTGGGGAATAAGGTGGTTTATAGAAACACACATGCACCGATAATTTTGAGAGAGGAAATAATTGAAAGACAACAAAAGATGGAAAAGCGAAATGAAGCCTTCAGTGTGTTAATTATTGGAATTGACAGTATGTCCCGCTTGAATTTTCTTCGATCCTTCCCCAAAACCCACTTATTCCTGAAGGAAAACAACTGGATTTCATTCAAAGGCTACAACAAAGTCGCTGATAACACGTATCCAAACCTTATGGCCCTTTTGGCCGGAATAGACGAGCCCACAGCTGAGAAAAAATGCAGCAGTCGGAGCCTAACTGACTGCCCTTTGGTCCTCTTCGACTATCGCAACCTAGGCTATGCCACGGCTTACGCCGAAGACGAACCCTGGATGGGCAATTTCATCCAGAACCAGAGAAGTTTCGACAAAACCCCCACCGACTATTACTTCCGGCCCTATTTCCGCATCAACGAGAAACTAACAACGCGCAAAATCAATGGTTTGAACTACTGCACAGGCCCGGAAAATTCCGGTGAAAGGGTGCTAAACCTAGCCAAAAATTTCGCCCAAGCGTTGAAAAACCGGCCCAGCTTTGGCCTCTTCTGGGTGAACGGTTTTACACACAACTTGCTGAATATGGGCTCAAGTATGGACTTGAAAATGCgcgattttttggaaaaaatacgtGGTTCGGGTGTTTTGCAAAACacgtttgtgttttttttgagtGACCATGGCTTGCGTGTTGGGAGTTTTCGCCAGACTACAATGGGTTGGCTTGAGGAGCGATTGCCGTTTATTTATGTTTGGGTTCCGGAGAGGTTTCAGGTCGAGTTTCGGCGGCAATATCACAACTTGAAACTTAATGTGAATCAGTTGACTTCGCCCTATCACCTCTATATGACCCTGCAGGATATTCTAGTCCTGTCGAAGCAAAATTACAAGGTCAAGGCGAGTCAAAAGTGCCCCAAATGTCGGTCGTTGTTTGAAAGTTACGAGGATAGGTCGTGTAAAGAGGCAGGGATTGATTTTCATTGGTGCACTTGTAACACTTACACGGCTGTGATGAATGAGTCGGTGCTTGTCCAAAATGCTACAGATTATGTCTTGAAGTACATACATCGGTTTATTTCCGAGCAAAACGGTGACAAAAAGTGTGTAAAGTACACCATTGCAAAAATCATCTCTGCGAGAATTTCTGATGATCACACGCACATTCTATTGATTTTTGAGACTAGTCCAAAGGCTGTTTTCGAAGTCACACTTTTGTATAAGGCgggaagtaagcaaactttaagtATCAAGGACGGAATTAGCAGACTTGATCGTTACACCAAGCACAGTTATTGCACCAGCAATCGTTTgttaagaaaattttgtcattgtCGTTGA
- the LOC659414 gene encoding uncharacterized protein LOC659414 isoform X3 — MFRQCFDVSVSKICIFVLLLGFLALYLVYISRSSYSDFYHKIEKRYLIETQKCKILDVHPFNPQVLDYFKREKYKPCGPSELLTYVTIDNNRAFLHLNEKIAGKNQSLTCHYAKIEQMTSNFKLKDFLNQAVFTPFERSVYIDFDHVYVMCLLGNKVVYRNTHAPIILREEIIERQQKMEKRNEAFSVLIIGIDSMSRLNFLRSFPKTHLFLKENNWISFKGYNKVADNTYPNLMALLAGIDEPTAEKKCSSRSLTDCPLVLFDYRNLGYATAYAEDEPWMGNFIQNQRSFDKTPTDYYFRPYFRINEKLTTRKINGLNYCTGPENSGERVLNLAKNFAQALKNRPSFGLFWVNGFTHNLLNMGSSMDLKMRDFLEKIRGSGVLQNTFVFFLSDHGLRVGSFRQTTMGWLEERLPFIYVWVPERFQVEFRRQYHNLKLNVNQLTSPYHLYMTLQDILVLSKQNYKVKASQKCPKCRSLFESYEDRSCKEAGIDFHWCTCNTYTAVMNESVLVQNATDYVLKYIHRFISEQNGDKKCVKYTIAKIISARISDDHTHILLIFETSPKAVFEVTLLYKAGSKQTLSIKDGISRLDRYTKHSYCTSNRLLRKFCHCR; from the exons ATGTTTAGACAGTGTTTCGACGTTTCAGtgtcaaaaatttgcatttttgtcttactTTTGGGCTTCTTAGCTCTGTATCTGGTTTACATAAGTCGGTCCAGTTATAGCGATTTTTACCACAAAATCGAAA AACGTTATTTGATCGAAacgcaaaaatgcaaaattttggatGTACATCCCTTCAATCCCCAAGTCTTGGATTACTTCAAGCGCGAGAAGTACAAACCTTGTGGTCCTTCTGAACTTTTGACTTACGTCACGATTGACAATAACAGGGCCTTTCTTCATTTGAATGAGAAAATTGCGGGGAAAAACCAAAGTTTGACATGTCATTATGCGAAAATCGAGCAAATGACATCCAACTTCAAGCTTAAGGATTTCCTCAA CCAGGCTGTGTTTACGCCGTTTGAACGTAGTGTCTATATTGATTTTGACCACGTTTACGTAATGTGTTTGCTGGGGAATAAGGTGGTTTATAGAAACACACATGCACCGATAATTTTGAGAGAGGAAATAATTGAAAGACAACAAAAGATGGAAAAGCGAAATGAAGCCTTCAGTGTGTTAATTATTGGAATTGACAGTATGTCCCGCTTGAATTTTCTTCGATCCTTCCCCAAAACCCACTTATTCCTGAAGGAAAACAACTGGATTTCATTCAAAGGCTACAACAAAGTCGCTGATAACACGTATCCAAACCTTATGGCCCTTTTGGCCGGAATAGACGAGCCCACAGCTGAGAAAAAATGCAGCAGTCGGAGCCTAACTGACTGCCCTTTGGTCCTCTTCGACTATCGCAACCTAGGCTATGCCACGGCTTACGCCGAAGACGAACCCTGGATGGGCAATTTCATCCAGAACCAGAGAAGTTTCGACAAAACCCCCACCGACTATTACTTCCGGCCCTATTTCCGCATCAACGAGAAACTAACAACGCGCAAAATCAATGGTTTGAACTACTGCACAGGCCCGGAAAATTCCGGTGAAAGGGTGCTAAACCTAGCCAAAAATTTCGCCCAAGCGTTGAAAAACCGGCCCAGCTTTGGCCTCTTCTGGGTGAACGGTTTTACACACAACTTGCTGAATATGGGCTCAAGTATGGACTTGAAAATGCgcgattttttggaaaaaatacgtGGTTCGGGTGTTTTGCAAAACacgtttgtgttttttttgagtGACCATGGCTTGCGTGTTGGGAGTTTTCGCCAGACTACAATGGGTTGGCTTGAGGAGCGATTGCCGTTTATTTATGTTTGGGTTCCGGAGAGGTTTCAGGTCGAGTTTCGGCGGCAATATCACAACTTGAAACTTAATGTGAATCAGTTGACTTCGCCCTATCACCTCTATATGACCCTGCAGGATATTCTAGTCCTGTCGAAGCAAAATTACAAGGTCAAGGCGAGTCAAAAGTGCCCCAAATGTCGGTCGTTGTTTGAAAGTTACGAGGATAGGTCGTGTAAAGAGGCAGGGATTGATTTTCATTGGTGCACTTGTAACACTTACACGGCTGTGATGAATGAGTCGGTGCTTGTCCAAAATGCTACAGATTATGTCTTGAAGTACATACATCGGTTTATTTCCGAGCAAAACGGTGACAAAAAGTGTGTAAAGTACACCATTGCAAAAATCATCTCTGCGAGAATTTCTGATGATCACACGCACATTCTATTGATTTTTGAGACTAGTCCAAAGGCTGTTTTCGAAGTCACACTTTTGTATAAGGCgggaagtaagcaaactttaagtATCAAGGACGGAATTAGCAGACTTGATCGTTACACCAAGCACAGTTATTGCACCAGCAATCGTTTgttaagaaaattttgtcattgtCGTTGA